In the genome of Arachis stenosperma cultivar V10309 chromosome 6, arast.V10309.gnm1.PFL2, whole genome shotgun sequence, the window ttccCACCTGGTTTTTTGGTGTTGGGTGAGAGGAAATGCAGGTTTTGGTTTCCAGTTACTGCTTTCTCATTAACTGATATTTTTACAGATGTACCTATGAAAACTTTACAATGAAAATTAATAAGTAGCACTTTTCTCAATCAAAGCAAGGAAAGGGGCTGGGGGTGGGTTCATATATAAAAACCGCCGTTTGTCTAACTGTTTTTCTTGTGATTTTGGCAGAGGATGCTCAGCTGACTCCTGTTTTACGTCTTGGAGCTGGAGCATGTGCTGGAATAATTGCCATGTCCGCAACTTATCCAATGGATATGGTTCGAGGCAGGATAACTGTACAGGTACATCTTTACCTTCATTTTTCTGTTTACCAATTGCTTGGTTTGCAAATCACATAGAGAGAAGATATAACATTGGTTTCTTCGTGTTCTTTGTGCTCTACTGCTCTTAATATTTATAGTATGCTTTTTGTTGTATTTGCAGACAGAGAAGTCCCCTTACCAGTACAGAGGGATGTTCCATGCTTTGACAACTGTGCTTAGGGAAGAAGGCCCACGTGCTTTATATAAGGGTTGGCTTCCTTCAGTCATTGGAGTTGTGAGTAATCTTTTCATTTTTACTTCTTTACAAAGTTGATGGTTACAGTCATGATCATAATGGCAAATATGACAAATCTTAATATTGTGTTTTTGCTGTTGGATTCATGGGCTATTCATGCAAGTGATATAATTGACTCCTTAAAGTCCCCCACTCCCTCCTCTCATGATGTAGTGCTGTTATTAGAattgatgttttcttatttttaattgtttttcctGTTTTCCAGGTTCCATATGTAGGTCTAAACTTTGCTGTTTATGAGTCTTTGAAAGATTGGTTAGTTAAATCCAATCCATTTGGTCTAGTGCAAGATTCTGAGTTGAGTGTGACAACTCGCCTGGCATGTGGTGCTGCAGCTGGAACTGTTGGGCAAACTGTTGCTTATCCCCTTGATGTCATTCGTCGAAGAATGCAGATGGTGGGGTGGAACCATGCTGCCTCTGTTGTAGCTGGCGATGGAAGAGTAAAGGCCCCACTTGAATATACTGGCATGGTTGATGCATTTAGGAAAACTGTTCGGTATGAAGGAGTTGGTGCATTATACAAGGGTCTGGTGCCCAATTCTGTAAAGGTAAATCTTTATGTTAATATGCTCATGAATTATCTCGTTTTGCAAAATCCGGTTGCTATATCCAACTTGACTGTAGATTTATTTCGTGCTGCTCACTTTGTCACATGATGACTTGGTGTCAGTTGTGCGACTAGCCCATCATTTATTAGTGTATCCCCCTGGCTAATACTTCAAACTTAACAAGCTTCTACTCAGTTGCATTGTCTCTACTTTTCTGAAGTTTCTGTGGTCTGATTCAAGAAATGATATATTGGCCTTAGATTTTCCACCCTTGTCTAGTCACTAGTGCTGTCCTATTTAGAAGAGTCATGAGTTATTTATAACTAATTTGGGTTGCAATCCTTAGCCACACAAATCAATGAACAAGTGCATAGCAGCCTCTTTGTAGGATGTGATAAACTGAGGAAATTGTAATATTTCCATTTGTTTAATGCTTTACTAGATGGTTGGTGCTCATGGATGATCTCAATTCTCATTTACTGTAGCCAATTTTCGAAGGCCTTAATTTTCCCATGTTGCTAAAACCATTCTTCAACTCTATATTGCAGGTCGTCCCATCCATAGCAATTGCATTTGTAACATATGAGGTGGTGAAGGATGTTTTAGGAGTGGAGTTCAGAATATCAGACTGAAGGATATATCAGTTTGCCTGTTTGGGGTTTTTGGTAGGCAAGGGGATGCAGAGATGGCAAAGTAGGgctattttcttgtttttcatctCTCTACGGATGAGTTAGGAAGCATTTGAGATAGAGTCTATAAATGAATTCCCTTGTTTCCTATTTGTATTTCCTTGGGAACATGCTGTAGCATTAGCTTCTTATTCATCTTCTCTGGCAATAAGTGTTGTGGAATAACAATACAACGACATATGTGCTTGGCTTTTTCTGCACGAGTGAAGAAAGCATTTTTACTGCTGGAGTTTCAGTCATTGATTATTGGATGCTCCTCCATAGCTCCATCTCCAGGTTGTATTCATTATTATGACTAGCTTTCTCGTGCGAATTTTTAAGCTGCCAGACTTACTTACACAAACAATAACCctggcttttttttttctctttttacttCATGTTTGCTTTTAGAATAACGTAATATTAGTTTGCTTTTATTAGTAGTTGATTGCAATTGGTGCTTATTGTTGTATTTCTGTAAGTAATCGTCTTGGTTCCACTTTCTGCTCATTCAATATACAAATGGTCCAGACTTGTTAACTGATTGGGTAGAAGAGTGTTCGAAATGTAAGCTAAATCCTTCCTTCGTCATTATTGGTTCTAGTAGAAGAAATCTATATACTCCCTTTTGAATCTAAATTGTGGCAATTATTTGTATAAGAGTGGCTATATGCCTAGAATGTAAACATGATAGAATATATCATATGTTTCCAGTACAAATTTTTGTTACTTTGAATTCAGTACAAATGTATAATGAACGGCTTATCTGATTCTAGCACGTGCGCAACAAATTACCGTGTATTTGAATGAACTTGGTTTTCATTCAAAGATAATTTATAGTTGTTAGAAACCCAACGTAGTTTTTACCTTTAACATTTTAGCCAAAAATAACAGAATTAAAATAGTAAGAAGCAGTCTAAGAGACTTGTTTTGTGCACAAGAATTGGCATCTGGAAAACAATGCAAGGAGACAATACCGTTGCCATAGCCCTAGGTACAAGACTTCCCTATCTCCTTCATCCTTTTTGTGATCAACGGCTTCTAAAAAAGACAGCGTTGGTGTTCCTGTACAAATTTGTACAAAAGCACTAGCAAAAATTTTGCGAACGGTTCTCTGTAATCTTTGAGTTAATTTGTGTAATCCTCGCCCAAGTAGAAGTAGAACGATACTTTTCTTCACATTTTTCTTCCATGCCTGAATAAAAGATAACAAACATGCCTAGTCTTTGACGTGTTATAGTATTGAGTTTCCAGTTTATTAAATCTCCATAATCCTAGACAAATAATTAGCTTCCTTATTTGGATATTTCATACTCagatatattaattaatagaaAGCGTGAGAATGGCAGGTACCTGGAGTCTCTAATGGTAGTTTGAAATCTTGATGAAAAGGATCTCCTGCCAAGCTTAGGATCATTTCTGTTGTCTTGTATTCTTGATAGGGTGCATGTCTTGGCCACAGGAACCTGCTCCCTTTCTCTTCTGATGTGGGTACTCTCCTTATCTTcgtctccttctcctccttcttcaaTGCACTCATCGGTTGAAATGTATATTAAGGAAAGGAATACAAGCAGCATGTTCAGCTCCGCTAGGGACATGTTTGGCTGCTGCTGCGTTTGTGTTTGTGTTTGTGAATGTGAATGGAACTCtccatctttctcttcttccatcCCATTATCTCCCTCGGTAATCACTCTTTCTTTCTCTGCCTCTCCCATCTTTACAAATTTGTTTTACTATATGCAGTTATTACTTATTATTGTAACGTGTGCTTTATAACGTTCATGCTTAATTCAAACTTGTTTTCTTTTGGAATAAACAGGCCATGATACAACAATGCATGCCCACCAAAAGGCATTACAAGAAAAATGGATAAattaatttctcaaatccaTGGTTCCGATTTTATATTCTCCTATTTCAGAATGTGAGGTACTTATCAATCACTTCCTTTGGTTCATAATAATCCAACACAAACGAGGCAACAAAACAGCTAACCTActcgattttttatttttatattaatccTTTTGGTTATATTATAttagattaatttatttttggtgtttttttattttccaattTAAAAGACTAGTAGATAATTTtcaataaaggaaaaaaaagtatgGTATATGtataataaagtataaattattTCTTTTTGTCTCTAATATACTGAACTTATtcaatatttaatttgattaaattttatttttaattttaaaataaattttaattttattctttaacAATATCATTTTGTTATGGTAgataattattcaattttttaatcacgtttaaataaattattttttaccatattacttttattttaagtaaatttatttttttaattttattcttaaaagtTTTTACTCATCATAAAATACTTATAGAATGAGTAATagataaatttcaaaaaaaaaaaacatggtacatatataataaaatataaattatgttttttttgtcaGGTAGCGTTTATTTTTGGAGACATGACACAGAGACATGGATAGCACATCTAAAAAGTGTTTGGAAGCAGAGACATGGACACTAAACATATTGTCTCCGAGACcgttttttataattttgtgtcCATTCTTTTACGAAGGATAATGATGGACTCGGATTTGGAGGAAGGGACACGGactttttttatgattttttttttctttttgtccatagatatttttttattatttcactGTTACcttcttattttttctaatttgcTTTGTTCTTAGAAACTACTTTCTTTCTTCTCCAtgttctttttctatttctatgttttcctttttttaggtactcttttctttttataaattttttattgggtTAGATAATTTATTCCTTCTTATTGTTCTTACTTCAATATCATTTTAACattgtattatattatttgatttgtaataaaaaataataacaaaaataattagtcttaaaatttttgaaggataaatattatcaaaggtaaaattgatcttttaaaatactaaaaaataatttataagttataattgattttatataatttttttaaaaattaattttttgaaaagaaaaatcaatttttaaatttaaaaaatttgattttttaaataaaaatatatttttatatacaaaaactaatttttttccATGTAAAAAtgaattcttttttaaaattgattgtt includes:
- the LOC130935187 gene encoding mitochondrial adenine nucleotide transporter ADNT1-like, producing the protein MASETKIVNLAEEAKLAREGVKAAPSYAFTSICKSLVAGGVAGGVSRTAVAPLERLKILLQVQNPHNIKYNGTVQGLKYIWRTEGFRGLFKGNGTNCARIVPNSAVKFFSYEQASKAILQLYQQKTGNEDAQLTPVLRLGAGACAGIIAMSATYPMDMVRGRITVQTEKSPYQYRGMFHALTTVLREEGPRALYKGWLPSVIGVVPYVGLNFAVYESLKDWLVKSNPFGLVQDSELSVTTRLACGAAAGTVGQTVAYPLDVIRRRMQMVGWNHAASVVAGDGRVKAPLEYTGMVDAFRKTVRYEGVGALYKGLVPNSVKVVPSIAIAFVTYEVVKDVLGVEFRISD